In Eucalyptus grandis isolate ANBG69807.140 chromosome 4, ASM1654582v1, whole genome shotgun sequence, the following proteins share a genomic window:
- the LOC104440726 gene encoding LOW QUALITY PROTEIN: flavonoid 3'-monooxygenase CYP75B137 (The sequence of the model RefSeq protein was modified relative to this genomic sequence to represent the inferred CDS: inserted 1 base in 1 codon), with amino-acid sequence MSSADSGGAWPWSWLAKAANDAIPRATATLLVIVIAALTFFSLLRRRNHTTAPLPPGPRGVPFFGYLPFLGTDLHRKFAELAETYGPIYKLRLGSKLYIVVNSPSLAKEIVRTQDMTFANRDPNIASVIGTYGARDIAFSSQGPYWRNLRKLFVRQLMSNTSLDACYGLRRQEVRKALSDLYRKPGVPVDIGELALLILLNMVMAMLWGGTLQGEKGEAMASEFRKVVAKYMVLLGSANVSDFFPALAWLDLQGVEREMKSVHQWLDGFIQPIIDWATKETTNELFKQKEGEPKCNEQKKDFLHIFLDMEINLEDDQSPVDKNVALKAILLDIVIAGTDTTSTMVEWVMAELLQNRNVMNKVIHELTEVVGXDAMVEEHHLPKLKYLNAVIKEAFRLHPAVPLLLPRTPNASCVVGGYLIPKGSNIFLNMGYIHRDPKIWDKPSEFRPERFLEDPSKYDFSGNNFAYMPFGSGRRMCAGLALAERMLPYVLASLLHSFEWELPPGFELDLLDKFGIVVKKMNPLVAIPRPRLSAPELYMSG; translated from the exons ATGTCGAGCGCAGATTCCGGAGGTGCCTGGCCGTGGTCGTGGCTTGCTAAAGCAGCGAATGATGCAATTCCTAGAGCTACTGCAACACTGCTTGTCATTGTAATAGCAGCTCttacttttttctctttgttgagGAGGCGAAACCACACAACGGCTCCATTGCCTCCAGGGCCCCGAGGCGTGCCATTCTTTGGGTACCTCCCATTCCTAGGGACTGATCTCCACCGGAAATTCGCTGAATTGGCCGAGACATACGGCCCCATCTACAAACTCCGGCTCGGAAGCAAATTATATATTGTGGTCAATTCTCCGTCGCTGGCCAAAGAAATTGTGCGGACCCAAGACATGACGTTTGCCAATCGGGACCCGAACATTGCCAGTGTCATTGGAACATACGGCGCAAGGGACATTGCCTTCTCAAGCCAGGGCCCTTATTGGAGGAATCTCCGCAAACTGTTTGTACGGCAGTTGATGAGCAACACAAGTCTGGACGCCTGTTACGGTTTGAGAAGGCAGGAGGTCAGGAAAGCTCTGAGTGATCTGTATAGAAAACCCGGGGTGCCGGTAGATATTGGCGAATTGGCCCTTCTGATCTTGCTTAACATGGTGATGGCAATGCTGTGGGGAGGAACGCTTCAGGGAGAAAAGGGTGAAGCCATGGCCTCTGAGTTTCGAAAGGTGGTGGCCAAATATATGGTGCTCTTAGGTAGTGCGAATGTTTCGGACTTTTTCCCGGCACTCGCTTGGCTTGACCTGCAAGGAGTGGAAAGGGAGATGAAAAGCGTGCATCAGTGGTTGGATGGTTTTATTCAGCCGATTATCGATTGGGCCaccaaagaaacaacaaatgaaCTATTCAAGCAGAAGGAAGGAGAACCTAAATGCAATGAACAGAAAAAGGACTTTTTGCATATTTTCCTGGATATGGAGATAAATCTTGAAGATGACCAGTCACCAGTGGACAAGAATGTAGCACTCAAAGCCATTCTTCTG GACATTGTAATCGCAGGAACCGATACGACTTCAACAATGGTCGAGTGGGtgatggcagagttgttgcagaACCGAAATGTGATGAATAAAGTAATCCACGAATTGACAGAAGTCGTGG AGGATGCAATGGTCGAAGAGCATCACTTGCCCAAATTAAAGTACCTCAACGCGGTCATTAAGGAGGCATTTCGTTTGCACCCGGCGGTGCCCTTATTGTTGCCGCGGACCCCAAATGCTTCCTGTGTCGTCGGGGGTTACCTGATACCAAAGGGCAGCAATATATTCTTAAACATGGGTTATATCCACAGGGACCCCAAGATTTGGGACAAACCATCGGAGTTTAGACCCGAGAGGTTCTTGGAAGATCCCAGCAAATATGATTTCTCGGGCAACAACTTTGCATACATGCCGTTCGGTTCTGGCCGGAGGATGTGTGCAGGGCTTGCGCTGGCAGAGAGGATGCTACCGTATGTTTTAGCCTCTCTTTTGCACTCATTCGAGTGGGAATTACCGCCAGGGTTTGAGCTGGATTTATTGGACAAGTTCGGCATTGTGGTCAAGAAAATGAACCCCCTGGTTGCCATTCCAAGACCGAGATTGTCCGCTCCGGAGCTCTACATGTCGGGATAA